The Bacteroides sp. AN502(2024) DNA segment CAGTTCTCCCCGTTCCATGCTAAACGGTTCGGGAAGTAAAGTGAAACGTTTAATTTGCTCATAGTGCGCAAACTGCTGTTGAAGTGTATCTATCCGTGCACGGAACAAGCCTATAATCTTCGGATGCAACAACAGATCAGTCATCGTTTTATATTCAATGCCTTTCTCTTTTGCATACTCTTTCACGTATCCATATACAGGAACGATCAAAGCAGAAACAAATTTACGCTGATCGGCAATAATAGCAATCTGATCGATGTAACGATCAATGACCAGTTTCGCTTCCAAAGCTTGCGGAGCAATATACTTGCCGTTCGATGTTTTAAACAAGTCTTTAATGCGTTCCATCAGGAAAAGCTGTCCGTTTTTTAAATAACCGGCATCACCCGTATGGAACCAGCCATCCGGCTCAATAGCAGCCGCTGTAGCTTCCGCCTTCTTATAATACCCTTTTGTAATCGTCTTACCCCGAAGCAGAATTTCATTGTCTTCCCCGATCTTCACCTCAACTCCCGGCAATACAACGCCCACCGAACCGATATCATAGCCAATGGGTAATGTACAAGATACAGTAGCCGTAGACTCTGTCAATCCATATCCGACCACCATGTTAATTCCTACCGAATGAACAAATTCATTGATTTCATCGGGTACAGCAGCACCGGCAGTCGGGAAAAAGTTACCATTCTCAATACCGATTGTTTTTTTCAGCAGAGAATAGATCGTCTTTTCGTAGAATTTATATTTCAATTGATTCATCACCGGAGGAGTCTTTCCCAGACGCAGATAATCCAGATTATGGATCCTGCCTACCCGGATAGCATCCAGCATCAGTGCTTTCTTCAATCCTGTTGCTTCGTTTATTTTTTCCTGTACGCCTGCATACACTTTCTCCCAAAAACGGGGAACACTACACATCAGTGTCGGACGAATTTCCTTAATCGTTGTCTGAATATCCGCCGAACGGAGATTGATACAGATCTGCACACCTTTGTGGATACATAGATAACACCATGCCTTCTCAAATACATGTGTCAACGGAAGGAAGTTCATAGACACATCCTTATCCGACATGGTTGTCAAACGGTCATCATGTACACGAAACTGCTCCAGATAACAGGAATGATGAAGCATTACTCCTTTCGGTTCCCCCGTTGTGCCGGAAGTATAGAGGATATTTGCTAAGTCATCATAAGAAGCACGTCCCGTACGCTCTTCCACCGTATCATTATGCGGCAATCCCTCTCCCATCGCCATAAATTCATCAAAATAGATAGAAGATACATCACGAGGATCTTTCACCACCGAACGGTCAAAAATAATCAGCTGCTGCAGGGAAGCACAGAAGCCGAAAATACTGAAAGCAGCATCATACTGATATTGTTCACCTACAAAAAGGTAACGAATCTGCGCATCATTGATGATATATTGCGCCTGAGCAGGCGAACTGGTTGCATAAAACGGAATAGTAACCACCCGATTGGCAAATGCACCAAAGTCGACATAGAACCATTCGGGTTTGTTCTGTGAAAATATACCGATATTCTCTTGTTCTTCCACTCCCAATGCCACGAAAGCATTAGCTGCCTGCCGTACGGTTCCGGAGAACTGCTTCCATGAAATAGGGACCCATTGAGCTGTTCTCATAGTCACGGTATTTTAACGCTACCCTGTCGCCATATTTTTCGGCCTGACGATGGACCAGGACAGATAAATGATGATAAGTCATACTCTTTAGATTAGTAAATATGGCACAAAGGTATTGGTTTTATTTGAAACTATTGCGCAAAAACGACTATCTTTGTGCAAAGATTAAGATATAGATAAAAGAATTGCACTATGAAATATGATATTCCGTATATGGCAACAGAGGCTGTAAGCTTGCTAAAATCAATAATCAGTATCCCCTCAATCAGCCGGGAAGAAACGCAGGCTGCGGATTTCCTGCAAAACTATATTGAAATGGCAGGCATACAGACCGGACGTAAAGGCAATAATGTATGGTGCTTTAGCCCTATGTTTGATTTGAAAAAGCCGACTATTTTACTTAATTCCCACATAGACACGGTGAAACCCGTTAATGGTTGGCGGAAAGACCCGTTCATCCCCCGCGAGGAAAACGGTAAACTGTACGGTTTGGGAAGCAATGATGCCGGAGCCAGCGTTGTTTCTTTATTACAGGTGTTTATGCAACTATGTCGAACTTCACAAAAATACAACCTGATTTATCTTGCTTCGTGCGAAGAAGAGGTTTCGGGCAAGGACGGAATTGAGAGTATATTGCCTGGACTTCCTCCTGTTTCATTCGCTATCGTAGGAGAACCGACGGAAATGCAACCTGCCATTGCCGAAAAGGGATTAATGGTATTGGACGTTACTGCCACAGGTATGGCGGGACACGCCGCACGCAACGAAGGAGACAATGCGATTTACAAGGTATTGGACGACATTGCCTGGTTCCGCGATTATCGTTTCGAGAAAGAATCACCGTTATTAGGACCTGTGAAGATGAGTGTCACTGTCATCAATGCCGGCACACAACACAATGTCGTTCCCGACAAATGTACGTTCGTTGTCGATATCCGAAGCAACGAACTTTACTCGAACGAAGAACTGTTTGCGGAAATCAAGAAACATATCTCCTGCGAAGCTCAAGCCCGTTCATTCCGCCTCAACTCTTCACGAATCGACGAGAAACATCCGTTTGTTCAAAAAGCTGTGAAGCTGGGACGTGTACCTTTCGGTTCTCCAACCTTGTCCGATCAGGCATTAATGTCCTTTCCATCGGTGAAAATAGGTCCAGGACGTTCGTCACGTTCACACACGGCAGAGGAATATATCATGCTGAAAGAGATAGAAGAGGCTATCGGAATCTATCTGGAATTATTGGACGAGGGTGTGTCATAATGCCTAAATATAAAGATTCACCCCTGCCACAGATAGCTATAGCAGGGGTAATTTCCTCAAAAAGGGGATTTTGACACACCCTCCGCCTCAGACTTAGAAATATACTTTCTTATTTTTCTTTGGAGTCACCAGATAATCCTTCACCTTTATATTAAAATATGATTTAGACTTTCCATCGTCATTAGAAGGCAACTGTTCTTTATCCTTTTCATGCGGCAACTCAATATTGTCCTAAATAAATTTTGAGCATGAGCTAACTGACTATACTGTTAAGTATAGCCTCGAGAGTTCAAAATCAATCCCCCCTAATCGTTTTCGATGGTTTCGGGAGGTGGTGTAAATGGTTGATCAAGCCATTTTTGGAGGTCGATTTTGGTAAATGTGTTCAGCCGGAGCGTGACCACAAGGTTAGCCAATGCCCATTTGTATCTTGCGATGTGCTTTAGCCATGTCAGAATCAGCATTGTAGTCATAGCAGTCCATATTTGGGTCTCTACGGCATTGCGGGATGTGCCGATAAAGCTCTTGATGCGTAGCAGTTGCTTGAGGTTGCGAAAGAAGATTTCTATGTTCCACCGAGCCTTGTACAGAGCCGCTATGCTTGATGCTGCCAATGTGAAGTTGTTTGTGAGTAACTCAATTTCAAAACCGTGTTCATCGTTCCATACTGCGATGCGACGTAAACGTTTGGGATATTTGGATTTGGCCGCCGAGAGTTCGAACTCGATTATTTCGTCAATAAGTACATTCTGAGCGTGTTTTTCAGGCAAAGGCAACTCCTCTATGGCTTTGTACCGGATATTGTCTTTATGACGCACTACAAAGAACACGTTGCTGCTGTCCCAATTATTCAGCAATGAGTAGTCACAGTAGCCTCGGTCGGCTACTACAATACTATACGGATGTAACTCAATATCAAAAGCAGCTTTGTTGTCGGTGGTTTTGCCATCGGTGATATTCACGAACTCCGGCAAAAGACTGTCATAGTCCAATAGCGTGTGCATCTTGACCGCCCCCTTGGTGGTAGTGTAATGTGCCCAGTCATATATTGACAGAGTCAATGACACCAATGTGGAGTCGAGCAGTTTTATCGGCATCTTGAAACGGAACTTTCTTCGTTGCCATAGGGCTTGCTGTCCGAAATACTGAAACAACGAGTAGAATATGCCGCGAAAAACCGAACTGTCTCGGTTGGCGTTCTGATATGCTACCGTTGACTTGGATGGTGCACGGTTGATTCCCAAATGATTGAGGTTGCCGGTGGCTGATTTCAGCCCGTTTGAGATATCTCTGACTGAATCACATCCTGAGAATTGGCTGAAAATCATGCTAACAAACTGACTCCATGTATTGTAGCCCTTGCAATGCTTGTCTGACCCCGAAGATTTTATGATTTTCCTGATATTTTCTTTCGGGAGATGTGATATTACCTGTGCGAAAAGTGTTATATTTGCCATAGGAAGTAGATGAGTTGGTAGCTTGCTACTAAGGTAGTCATTTTACCTTAGTTCTACTTCCTTTTTATTTGTTCCCCCCAATTTATTTAGGACAATATTGGCGGCAACTCAAGAATATCTATTTCTTTCACACGACAGTAGACATTCCGTGCTCGTGCACTCTTCCGGGAACTACCTCGATACTATCTTCCGGAAGCGCGTAAGCCTGCGCACACAATTTCCGGTCACGCTTCTTTCTTTGTTCAGCTTCTTTCTTTGCACGTTCTCCTCCAGCAGTTCTTCTATTCATCTGAGGTTTCAGTTCCTCGAACATTCCCGTTTGAAATTCCTGTACCAATAACGGCATTGCTTCACGCATCACACCTAATGTACTCTCTTTATATCTCTTGCCGACAGGAGAATCATAAAAATCAGCGACAGCCTTCAAGTCTTCCAAAGTCAAATGCTTCTGATAGACAGGCGCACATATTTCAATCACTCTGTTCTCTAATTTTTCTTTCCAGTTTTTAGTAAACTCTTTCCAATAAGCCTCATCTTTTTCCGGAGCATTAAGTTTCATTACGGAGAGCAATTTCGGAAAAAGATCGTCCGTAGTGCCCGAAGTGCCGGAAAGTTCCATAATCTTTTTCAACGCAGACTTATATTCATCTGTCACAGTCTTGTCTTGATTATCTTGTGCAGAAGTTGGTGAAATGAAAGTAAACAATACTATCACACACATGATTACTTTGGGAAGGAAAATGTTTTTCATAATTTTTTATTTTTAAATTGTCTAACGGATACAAAGGTACAATATATAATCTATTTACTTAAACAACTCTGATAATACTTTCTCCAGTTTCTCGCCTCTCAGATTTTTTTCTATGATAGTTCCATCAGGATCTATCAGATAAGTTGTTGGTATATAGGAGACCCCGTATGTTTCGGCAGCATCGACATCCAGCAATTGCGTCCAGATCATTCCAAGTTCTTCAATAGCATCCCTCCAAGGTTTCAGTTTCCGATCTGTGGATATGCTAATCACCTCAAATCCCTTAGAAGCATATTTTTCATAGGCAGCTTTTACATTGGGCATTTCATGCCGGCAAGGTCCGCACCATGAAGCCCAAAAGTCAATCAAGACATATTTTCCCTTTCCTACATAATCGGACAAGAGCTTCATGTTACCTGCATTGTCTTTCACTTTAGCATCCGGGAAACGTTCGCCAATCTTTATTTTTGCATCCATTTCCCGTTTCTTATTTCGATCCTCTAATTGTTCTTTAGACATATTCTTTTTCATCTCTTCTTCTACTCGCTGCTGAAACAGTTTCTTCATTTCAATGATGTCTTTCACTATAATGCTTTGCGAGAAAACAGGCGAAGCTCCCTTCATCAGGACTTCAATATTATCTAAAGAAAACATACTACTACCCCAAAGAAAAAGATATGTTCCAACCATACTATTCTTATAATCATTCACATACTTCATTAAAGATTCTACGTGAAGTCCTGCTTTTCTCCCATATTCCATAATTTTAGCGTTAAAGGCAGTGTCATTCTTCATCTTTTCAAGTCCTCCGTCTTTTAATCCTTGGAGCTCGGTTCTTACCTCTTCATCCATTCTCATCAAGCTATCCATTGTAGGCTTCATTTGGTTGATGGCTATATTTAATGTATCATTCAAAGGTGTCCCCCTCCTTTCATTCTTCTCAATATTCAGTAAGATGCTGCCTTTCTCCAATACTAATGGATAAAATTTTCCATCCATATCTTTTATTATAGCTATACGGGGCATCCGGACCATACCCGAAAAAGAGAATTTCCCTTTTTTCACTGTCGCGCTATCTAAAATAACTTCGTTAGTTTTTACCCCATCATCGAGTAGGCATAAAAACAGTTGCTTTTCATTCAATTCCTTATTGGCTATGCCTTTGACTGCATATTTCTCCTGAGCTGAAGAGCAAATGGCGACTAAGCACAAGAGACACAAAATCATTAATTGTCTTTTCATTGTTTTCTTTATATTCTTTTTTCTATATATCTACTACGAAGACTTTCATCATCTCGAACTCAAAGATAATATGTTTTTATCACCCTATGTACCTTTTATACTGCTAATAATAAAATTAAGGATAAATAAATCTTTGATCACCATTGTTGTCTACATAAAATGGAAGTTCCTCTTTACCACCTGTAATGTTTCTGAGCCAGAAGAATGAGCCGGAATGGGCTTCAATTGCAATATGGTTAAATTTAGGTTGCTGTTCTAAAAGCTTCTCCCATTCTCCATTCTTCCAATAGAACAATTCGTACTGATTACCCGGCACAATACCATTATCAGCATTCAATGGCATCATTCTTACCTTCGTGACATATTGCGGTTTACTCAAATTGAAGCTGATGGTCGGATAAGCACCGGGAGATGTCTGTGGATTACCATCATATTCAGCCTTCCACTTAATCTGTTCCAGAGGTGCATCCATCAGTCTTACATCAAACTTATCTACAGATAAAACATCATCAGGAGATAATACAGGCAAAGGAGAGGCAGGAATTACATTTTTATATCCATATCTGGCATCAGTTATAAATTCCAATTCTGATATAGTAGCATGAGGAAATTCTTTTGTGGTTCTTATTCTATAATATTGATAAGGTCCTTTATTCATATCCAACTTAATATCCTGAAAATAAGGCAACAGTGTTTTTGATATTACTCCAACAGTATCACATTCTTTAAAATTCGGCTCATTGCTTGCCAGAATCACAGTACCAATTAGCCGTTCTGCTTTTTCCGCCAACCAGCGCTTAGCGGGGAATTTACGGATCAGATTTACATTTTTAAGTTTTCCCTCTATATCAACCCTTTCCATTTTACCCTCTTTATTCAGATAAAAAGGATTGCCAAAAGAACGTGATTTGCCAAATGGAGTATAGTA contains these protein-coding regions:
- a CDS encoding DUF2059 domain-containing protein; its protein translation is MKNIFLPKVIMCVIVLFTFISPTSAQDNQDKTVTDEYKSALKKIMELSGTSGTTDDLFPKLLSVMKLNAPEKDEAYWKEFTKNWKEKLENRVIEICAPVYQKHLTLEDLKAVADFYDSPVGKRYKESTLGVMREAMPLLVQEFQTGMFEELKPQMNRRTAGGERAKKEAEQRKKRDRKLCAQAYALPEDSIEVVPGRVHEHGMSTVV
- a CDS encoding redoxin domain-containing protein, with the translated sequence MKRQLMILCLLCLVAICSSAQEKYAVKGIANKELNEKQLFLCLLDDGVKTNEVILDSATVKKGKFSFSGMVRMPRIAIIKDMDGKFYPLVLEKGSILLNIEKNERRGTPLNDTLNIAINQMKPTMDSLMRMDEEVRTELQGLKDGGLEKMKNDTAFNAKIMEYGRKAGLHVESLMKYVNDYKNSMVGTYLFLWGSSMFSLDNIEVLMKGASPVFSQSIIVKDIIEMKKLFQQRVEEEMKKNMSKEQLEDRNKKREMDAKIKIGERFPDAKVKDNAGNMKLLSDYVGKGKYVLIDFWASWCGPCRHEMPNVKAAYEKYASKGFEVISISTDRKLKPWRDAIEELGMIWTQLLDVDAAETYGVSYIPTTYLIDPDGTIIEKNLRGEKLEKVLSELFK
- a CDS encoding IS4 family transposase, whose product is MANITLFAQVISHLPKENIRKIIKSSGSDKHCKGYNTWSQFVSMIFSQFSGCDSVRDISNGLKSATGNLNHLGINRAPSKSTVAYQNANRDSSVFRGIFYSLFQYFGQQALWQRRKFRFKMPIKLLDSTLVSLTLSIYDWAHYTTTKGAVKMHTLLDYDSLLPEFVNITDGKTTDNKAAFDIELHPYSIVVADRGYCDYSLLNNWDSSNVFFVVRHKDNIRYKAIEELPLPEKHAQNVLIDEIIEFELSAAKSKYPKRLRRIAVWNDEHGFEIELLTNNFTLAASSIAALYKARWNIEIFFRNLKQLLRIKSFIGTSRNAVETQIWTAMTTMLILTWLKHIARYKWALANLVVTLRLNTFTKIDLQKWLDQPFTPPPETIEND
- a CDS encoding M20 family metallo-hydrolase, encoding MKYDIPYMATEAVSLLKSIISIPSISREETQAADFLQNYIEMAGIQTGRKGNNVWCFSPMFDLKKPTILLNSHIDTVKPVNGWRKDPFIPREENGKLYGLGSNDAGASVVSLLQVFMQLCRTSQKYNLIYLASCEEEVSGKDGIESILPGLPPVSFAIVGEPTEMQPAIAEKGLMVLDVTATGMAGHAARNEGDNAIYKVLDDIAWFRDYRFEKESPLLGPVKMSVTVINAGTQHNVVPDKCTFVVDIRSNELYSNEELFAEIKKHISCEAQARSFRLNSSRIDEKHPFVQKAVKLGRVPFGSPTLSDQALMSFPSVKIGPGRSSRSHTAEEYIMLKEIEEAIGIYLELLDEGVS